The genomic region AATTAGGGATTAGACCATTATTCTATGGTTACCAAGAAAATGGTAAAATAGCTTTTGCATCTGAAATGAAAGCTATTCACAATATTTGTAAAGAAGTACATCCATTCCCTATTGGAAGTTATTACAAAGATGGAGAATTTGTACAATTCTTAGATGTAACAAAAGTAGAAGAATATCAAACAAACATGGATGAAATTCAAAAAAACATTCATGATAAATTAGTAGCTGCTATTGAAAAAAGACTAGATAGTGATGCTCCTGTAGGATTCTTATTAAGTGGAGGATTAGATTCTTCTTTAGTTTGTGCAATAGCACAAAAGCAACTAGATAAACCAATTAAAACATTTGCAGTTGGTATGAAATCAGATGCAATAGATTTACATTATGCTAGAATAGTAGCAGAAGATATTAAAAGTGATCATACAGAATTCTTTATGACACCAACAGAAGTATTAGATTCTATTAAAGAAGTTATTTATCATTTAGAAACATATGATATAACAACAATTCGTGCTAGTATCGGAATGTATATTCTTTGTAAAAACATTCATGAAAAAACAGATATTCGTGTATTATTATCAGGAGAAGTTAGTGATGAATTATTTGGTTATAAATATACTGATTATGCACCTAGTCCTGAAGAATTCCAAGAAGAAAGTGCAAAAAGAATGCGTGAATTATATCAATATGATGTTCTTAGAGCAGATCGTTGTATTGCAGCACATAGTTTAGAAGCTCGTGTTCCTTTTAGTGATTATGATTTTGCGAATTATGTTATGTCAATTGATCCTAAATTAAAAATGAATAGTTATGGTATTGGAAAATACTTATTAAGAAATGCTTTTACTAATGAAGAATTACTTGAAAATATTCGTATGCGTGAAAAAGCAGCATTCTCGGATGCAGTAGGACATTCTATGGTTGATATTATCAAAGAATATGCAGAGGGATTATATACAGATGAAGAATTTGAGTTATTAAGAAAACCTTTCTTAGATTATAATCCACCAATGACAAAAGAAGCGTTATTATATCGTTTAACATTTGTTGAATTATATCCTAATAGAGAAAACTTAATTACTGCTTATTGGTTACCAAATACATCTTGGCCTAACTGTAATGTTACTGATCCAAGTGCTCGTGTTTTACCAAACTATGGTGATAGTGGAAAGTAGACTTTTGTCTACTTTTTTGTTTTCTAACTAAATTTCTTAAAAATGATTGACGATAAGCTGTAAAATTTAAATTGTCTATTTCACATAGTTTAAGGAATTATGGTGTTATTGAGGATGTAATTCTTGACAAATAGAAATATATAATTATATTAGTCCCATGGTAAAGAAATGGGAGGAATAGAAAATGAAAAAGATCTTTGCTTTAGTATTAGTTATACAATTAGTATTTTCACCGTTATCCATATTTGCAGAGGATGACACATCGTCGAATATTGAGATTACTGAATCTGTATTTCCGGATGCATTAGTGAGGGAGATGTTATCTGAATGCGATTGGGATAATGATGGGGTTTTAAGTTCAAATGAACAATCGTCTATTTATTATGTAGAGTACAAAGAGGGAATGAAAGATTTCACAGGATTAGATTTGCTACCTAATATTGCTGGCTTTTCAGCTTATGGCATTACAAGCGACAGTGAAGTTGAATTGGATTTGACATCATTGAAAAACCTAAGAGGAATAAGTATTCTTGATTGTTCAGGGATAAAATCACTTGATATTTCAGGGCTTACCAATTTGGGTAGTCTTTTTGTAAATGGTACTAGCATTTCTGAATTAGATTTGACTGGAATGGTGTCTTTATATTCTTTGGATGTATCTAACAATCCAAATATGACAACATTGGATATTTCAGATAGTAAAAATCTTACGTATATATCTATACACGGTACATCTATTTCTAGTTTAGATTTGTCGAATGTAGATGAATTATATGAATTGGATTGTTCAAATTCAAAAATATCAACAATTGACATTTCTGATTTTGAAAATTTATATACTTTTAAAGCATCGGGTGATAATTTGGTAGAAGTAATTACGAGCGATACAGGAAATTATATTTCTAACGGAGATATTGTAGAAGGGTATACGTTGGATACTTGCGTTACACTAGCTGCTAGTACTTATCAAGCAGGAGATGAGGTAGTTATTCCAGATACGGTAACAGCCATTGGTTATTTTGCATTTGTGGGTGACAATACACCAAGAGTTATTGAAATACCGGAAAGTGTTGATAATGTTTTCGGTAATGCTTTCTATAATTGTACAAACCTAGATACATTGTTATTCGAGGGAGATTCAATAATATTTGATGAATATTCTTTTACAGGGTGTACTAATCTTAGTTCCATATATTTTAGTGGATCAGCTGCTACATTAGCAAAAGAAGAATACTTCTATTATAGTGATACAGATGAGGAGCCTTATTTAATTCGTGAAGGAACTTTCTCTGGTTTAACTGCAACTGTATATTATCCAGAAGGGGATAGTTCATGGGATGAAGTGATTAAAGGTAACTATAGTGGTGATATCACTTGGGTTGCTTGGGATCCTTCAATAGGAATACCAGAAAGTGATACAACAGGCAGTGTTGCTACTGTAACGGTATCACCTACGATAGTAGATACAGCTGCAAACGTAGTTGTTAGTGATGATGCAATTTCTGGCTTAGTGAATAGCTCTGAAAAAACAGTAACTATTGCGGTAGATGTTACAAATGATGTTGAGACAGTAAAAGTGAAAGTTTCAAGTGAAGCTATTGATACATTAATAGCTAGTGATGTGGAAGAAGTGGTAGTTGAATGTGGAATTGCATCATTATCATTGGATAAAGCAACATTAGAAACAATATCAGCTAGTACTTCTGGTGTAATTACATTTAATGTGGAAACAGTAGATACTGCTATTTTAAGTAGTGATATAAAAGAGTTAATTGGAGATAGACCAGTATTTGATTTTTCAATTATTGATGAAGAAGGAACTACAGTTTCTACATTTGGATTGGGTGTTGTTACAGTATCCATTCCTTATGTTTTAGCAGACGGAGAAGTAGCAGAAAATTTAGTTATCTACTATTTAGCAGATAATGGAGATGTTGAAGAAGTAGAAGTTTTAAATTACGATGAAGTAAATGGAGTGGTTACATTTGAAGCTACTCACTTCTCAAGTTATGCAGTAGGATATGCTGAAGCTGATGATGGTATATCGGTACCTGCTACAGGAGATACATTTAACTATACTTTTGTAGTATGTGCAATAATGTCATTAGGAGCTATTTACATATTACGTAAGAAAAGATCAATGAATTAAACAAAAGAATTGCCTCGTAGTTTTAAAACTATGAGGCTTCTATTTGTAAAGAGGAGATAACTATGTTAAAAGAGATTCATTTTTATAACCTGATAAAAATAGGCTTTTTTCTATCTTTGGTATTGATAGGAGGATATTTTGAGTTTGCATCAGGGTTGCTGACTATATATTTTACAGGTTGTTTGTTGTTTGCTTCTAAAGATAAATTTACTTTTAATAAGGATAAGACTATTTATAGTGTTATTATTATTGTTATGATGTATTTACTAGTGATACCATTTTCTACTGATATTAGTATGGGTATTATTGGATTTGTAAAATATTTGCCACTTATTCCAATTGTTTTATTAGTGGCAAAGTTAGAAAAAGAAGAGAAAGAAAACATATTAAAAACAATACCAATTTGTGGGGTATTGATGACGATGTTTTCATTTTTTGTTTCTTTTTTTGAAGGGTTGGATAGCTTTTTTAATGTTAGTGGTCGATATGCAGGATTATTTCAATACCCAAATACTTTTGCTTTGTTTTTATTGATTGGTTTGATTGTTTTAGTACACCAAAAAGAAGACAAAAATAAGTTATATTATATCTATTGTGTGGTCTTAATGGGTGGATTATTTATGTCGGGTAGTAGAACTGGAATGATATTGATGGTATTGAGTTTGTTGATGTCTTGTTTTTTAAAAGAAACTAGAAGAAATGGTATCGTGTTGGGTGTTATTTTAGCAATTGGATGGATGTTTTCTTTGGCATGGGTGGTTTTTAATGGTGAAATAGGAACTATTGGTCGATATCTTACGGCATCTTTATCGTCAAGTACTTTTGTTGGACGTATTTTATATGTAATAGATGCATTACCGGTTATTTTTTCGAATCCGCTTGGCTTGGGATATATGGGTTATCAGTTTTTACAAGGAAGCTTTCAAACAGGTGTTTATAATGTGGCCTATGTTCATAATGATTTTTTGCAATTGTTTTTAGATGTTGGATGGGTTGCGGGAGTTTTATTTATATTGCTTGCTTATCGTGCAATAACATCAAAAGAAAATTGCTCTATGTTTCGGATGATTGCTTTATTTATTTCTTTACATACTTTGTTAGACTTTCATCTTCAGTATATTTCAATCTTTCTAATTTTCATATTAGTGCTAGATTATCAACCTATATCTAAAGTGATAAATAAAAAGAAGAAAAGTAAAATAAAGCAGATTACAGTAAAGAATAAGGTGGTCTATGGATTTGCAGTTGTAAGTATTTTGTTTTCTGGTTATATGGGTAGTGCTTTGTTTTTAGAATACATGAATCAAGATGACTTGTCGTTAACACTTTTTTCGATGAATAGTCGTATTTATATGGATAAAATATATAATACAGTGGATGTGGATGAAGCTAATGAATATGCAAATAAGATTTTAGATAATGGTGATGATAATATGTTAAGTTATCGTGCTAAAGCCGATTGGTATTTTAAGTCAGGAATGGTGGAAGATACAGTAGAGAATAAGCTGAAACAAATTGAATTATCTAAGTATGATTTAGATGCATATAAAGAGTTGATAGAAATGTTAGTGATATTTAAAGATTTATATAATGATAGTGGAGATATGGAAGGGGTTATGTATTGTACAGGAATATTACAATCGATACCTACTATGTTAGAAGAAGTGGAAAATAATACATCTTCTTTAGCATACAAAATAACTGATCAACCTGATTTAGAATTACCTTCTGAATACATTTATTATTGTTATACCAATTAATACTAACTTCTTGTTATATACTAACAAGAAGTTTTATTGGTATATCCTAATGTAATATGATAATATTTGTAAAAGAGGTGAAATCATGGATGAGTTAAAGCTATTGAAAATAAGACAAGATAAAATTGATATTTTACATCAAATGGGTATTCAAACAATAGAAGATTTATATCTTTATTATCCTTATCGTTATGCTATTTTAGAAGCTACACCTCTAACACAAGAAAAATGTACGATAGAAGCTATTTTGTTAGAAAAGCCACAAACTTATTTTCATAGTCGTGTTTCTAGGTTGTTTTTTACTGTTTTATATGAAGAACAACGAATTAAAGTAACTCTTTTTAATCGTCATTTCTTAGCTAAAAGTATGGTGGAAGGAATGAAGATTACTTTGACTGGAAAATATGATGCTAGAAAAGCTAGTTTAGTGGCTAGTGATATTTATTTAAAGCCAATTGATCAGTGTAGTGCGATTACTCCTATCTATTCTTTAAAAGAAGGTATTAATGCAAAGATGCTACAATCTTATATAAAAAAAGCAATGCAATATCAAATGATAGAAGAAGATATTCCTGTATCGTGTGTTCAAAAGTATCGTTTACTATCTAAGTATGAAGCTATTTATAAAATACATTTTCCAGAAGTACAGGAAGATATCCGTCAAGCAATACGTTATTTAAAGTATCGTGAATTCTTTTATTTTCAATTAACAATGCAATATACGACATCTCAAATAACCAAAACGAAAGGAATATCTAAAGAATATGATATTCATAAATTGCAATCATTTATAAAAGATTTGTCTTTTGAATTAACGGGTGATCAATTAGAAGCGGTGGAAGATATTTTAAAAGACTTACAGAGTGATAAAACGATGTATCGTTTTTTACAAGGAGATGTAGGTAGTGGGAAGACAATTGTTGCGACGATAGGAATATATGCTAATTATTTAGCTGGTTTTCAAGGGGCTTTTATGGCACCTACAGAAGTATTAGCAGCACAGCTATATGATTCACTATGTCATACCTTTAAAAACAAAGGCTTACAAGTGGAACTATTAGTAGGTAGTCATACTGCTAAACAAAAAGAAGATATTTATCAGAGGCTTTTAAATGGTCAAATAGATGTATTAGTAGGTACACATGCTTTGTTTCAAGAAAAAGTGGTTTATCAAAATTTAGGATTTATTGTAACAGATGAACAACATCGTTTTGGTGTAAAACAAAGGAAAGCTTTAAAAGACAAAGGAGTACAAGTAGACTTTTTAATTATGTCAGCAACGCCTATTCCTCGTACCTTAGCAATTAGTTTTTATGGGGACATGGATGTTTCTACGATAGAAACAATGCCACAAGGGAGAAAAGAAATTATTACTAAAGTAGTTGCATCTACATCGATGAAGCCTATTTTAACTGAAATAGACGAATATTTACAAAAAGGAGGGCAATGTTATGTGGTTTGTCCTTTAATAGATAAAAGTGAAGCAATTGAATGTAGAGATGTTCAATCTATTTATGATGGAATGGTTTCTTATTTTAAAGATCGTTATCAAATAGGATTATTACATGGTAAAATACAAGATAGTCAAAAAAATGAAATCATGGATAAATTTAAAAATAATGAGATACGAATTTTAGTTTCTACTACAGTGATAGAAGTAGGAATTGATGTAAAGAATGCAAATAGGATTGTTATTTATAATGCCGAGAGATTTGGATTAAGTCAGTTGCATCAGTTAAGAGGAAGAGTAGGTAGAGGGAAAGAACAAGGCTATTGTTATTTGCTATCTACTAGTAGTCAGGAACTATCGAAAGAAAGATTATCTTTCTTAGAAACTTGTCACAATGGTTTTGAAATTTCAAAGTATGATTTATCTTTAAGAGGACCAGGGGATATGCTTGGAAATAGACAAAGTGGTTTACCTAGTTTTTCATTAGGGGATTTGTCAAAAGACATGGTTATTTTGGAATTGGCTAGAAAAGATGTAGTTGACTTTTTTGAAAGAAATAGTCAAGATAGTAGATGGTTATTGTTGTTAGAAAAAATAAGAAAACAATTAGAAAAGAATAATCAATATATAGATTAATATGTTATAATACGGTAATAGGGGTGAAGATAATGAAATTAGCGATTGATGCAATGTCTGGAGATTTAGGAAGTCCAGTAGTAGTGGAAGCTTGTTTATCATTCTTAAAAAAGAATGATAATGTAGAGTTATATGTAGTAGGGAAATTGGATGAGTTATCAGCATTAAAGGATCATCCAAAAGTAACATTAGTAGAAGCAAATGAAGTATTAGAAATGACAGAAAATATTATGGCAATTCGTCGTAAAAAAGAATCAAGTATGGTCCGTGCGATGATGCTTGCTAAAAATGGGGAAGTAGATGGCGTTGTGTCTAGTGGAAATACGGGGGCATTTTATGCTAGTGCAATGTTATTTGTAAAAAGAATAGCAGGTGTTGAAAAGTCATGTTTAATGGCTCGTATGCCGACATTAGATGGTAAAGGTATTTTAATGTTAGATGTAGGTGCTAATAGTGATAATACACCAGAACAATTAGTTTCTTTTGCAGTGATGGGAAATGTATATGCAAAGAATGTGTTGAATATTGAAAAACCAAAAGTTGGTTTATTAAATATTGGTACAGAAGAACACAAAGGAGATGACATGCATCGAGCAGCCTATCATCTATTACAAGAAAAAGAAGGAATTCATTTTATAGGTAATATTGAAGGAAAACATATTTTAGATGGTGATGTAGATATTGTTGTAACAGATGGATTTACTGGAAATGTGTGTATGAAGTCTTTTGAAGGGGCTTCAGCATTATTAATGCAAGGATTAAAAGAAAATATGATGGCGAATACTATTTCAAAAATAGGTGCATTATTTTCAAAAGGAGCATTACGTTCTTTAAAACATACGTTTGATGCAGATAGTGCTGGTGGTGCTCTTTTGATTGGTTTTGAAAAACCAATCGTAAAAGCACATGGAGCAAGTAATGCAGTGGCTTTTGAAAATGGTATTATTTTAACTGCAAACATGGTAGAAAATGATGTAACATCAAAAATTAAGGCAGGGTTAGAATAAATGGAAATAAGTGTATTATTAAATAAATTAGGTATTCCCTATAAAGATATCCATTTATATGTAGAGGCGTTTACACATCCTTCTTATTCAAATGAAAGAGGTCATGGAATGCATGATTATGAGCGTTTGGAGTTTTTAGGAGATGCAGTATTACAATACTATGTATCTGTCTACTTATTTGATTTATATAAGGATATTCCGGAAGGACAATTAACGACATTACGTTCTAAGTTAGTCCGTGAAGAATCTTTAGCTAGATTTGCTAGAGAATTAGATTTAGGTCCTTGTATTTTACTAGGAACAGGTGAAAAGAATAGTGGTGGAGATAATCGAGATAGTGTTTTAGCAAATGTCTTTGAAGCTTTTATGGGAGCAATTAATTTAGATTGTGGACAAGTTGAAGTTTTAAAAATATTAGATCGTACTATTTATAGTCATGTTACCGATATCCATTATGACAATATTACAGATTATAAAACAACACTTCAAGAATTAGTACAAGCAGATTCTCGTAAAACAGTAAATTATCAATTACTATCTTGTATTGGTCCTTCCAATGCTCCTGTATTTAATGTAGCTGTTAAAATGGATGAAATGATTTTAGGAGAAGGAACGGGAACTAGTAAGAAAAAAGCAGAGCAACAAGCAGCAAAATCAGCATTAGAAAAAATGGCAAGATAATAGAGGCATACGCCTATTCTATTATCTTTTTTTTACATATTTTATGTTGGAGGGGATAAAATGTATAATAATTATATGAATATGATGTTTGATAATCAAATGCCAATACCTAGAGAGGTAGAGAAAAATCCTAGAAATAGCAAACCAGGCTATCAAAAAGTAGGAGATATTTTCTTATATGTAGTGCAACCTGGAGATAACTTATATCAATTAGCGAAAATGTTTCAAACACAACCAGAAATCATTTTATGTTTTAATCAGTTAGATATGGCTTGTAAAATACAGCCAGGACAAGAGTTATTAGTACCGGTAGTATATGATTGTATAAATAATAATAGAAATGGGTATGGATTATATTTCTAAAAATGTGATTAGGAATGGATTTTTTTTAAAAAAAAGAGTATGATAGAGAAAATCATTAATTGTAAGGGGAAGAACATGGGTAATTATGTTGGAAGTAAAAGAAATTTAACATTGTTAATGGATTTGTATGAATTAACGATGTCATACAATTATTTTAAACAAGGGAATAAGGATAGAATTGTATATTTTGATATGTTTTATCGTAAAAATCCTGATGATGCAGGATTTGCAATTTTCGCTGGATTACAACAATTAATAGAATGTATTGAACAGCTTCATTTTAGTGAGGGAGATATTGAATATCTTGCCTCTTTACATAAGTTTGATGATGAGTTCTTTGAATATTTACGAACTTTTAAGTTTAATGGATCTGTTTATGCGATAAAAGAGGGGACTCCAGTATTTCCTAACGAACCATTAATCACCATTAAAGCAACCATCATTGAGGCACAGTTAATTGAAACATTATTATTAGTAACTGTAAATCACCAATCATTAATTGCAACCAAAGCATCTCGTATTGTTCAAGAAGCAAAAGGGAGACCAGTATTTGAATTTGGTGCAAGAAGAGCACAAGGATATGATAGTGCTACTTATGGGGCAAGGGCAGCTTATATAGGAGGGGTTAGTGCAACGGCAACTCTTTCGGCAGGTAAAATGTTTAATATCCCTGTAGTAGGTACGATGGCTCATTCATTTGTGCAATCTTTTGATAGTGAATATGAAGCATTTGAAGCTTTTGCGAAAGTATATAGTGATGATTGTATCTTATTAGTAGATACTTATGATACATTAAAGAGTGGAGTACCAAATGCTATTAAAATTGCAAAAGAAGTATTAGCGCCAATGGGTAAAAAACTAAAAGGTATACGTTTAGATAGTGGAGATATTTCTTATTTATCAAAAAGAGCAAGAATGATGTTAGATATAGTAGGATTAACAGATGTTATGATTAGTGCATCTAATTCATTAGATGAATATTTAGTACGTTCTATTTTAGATCAAGGTGCTAAATTAGATTCATTTGGTATTGGTGAAAACTTAATTGTTTCTCGTAGTTCACCTGTATTTGGTGGTGTTTATAAGTTAGTAGCTTTAGAAAAAGATGGAGAAATTGTTCCTAAAATTAAGATTTCTGAAAACACAGAAAAAATCACAAATCCTGGATATAAGAAATTATATCGTTTATTTGAAAAGGAAACGAATAAGGCAATTGCAGACTTAATGACATTCCATGATCAAATAATCGATCCAACTAAAGATTTAGTAATCTATCATCAAACCAATGTATGGAAATCAAAAACATTAGAAGCAAATACTTATTTTGCAAAATCACTACAAGAAGATGTTTTCATTGATGGAAAATGTGTCTATCCACAATATACCCTTCAAGAAATTAGAGAATATAGTGTCGCACAAAAAGAATTATTATGGGATGAAATATTCCGTTTAGAATATCCTCATAGCTACTATGTAGACTTAACAAAAGAATTATTAGATTATAAAATTAAAATGTTAGAACAAAAACGTAAATAATGGAGAATAAAATGATTGTAACTGTTGTAGGTTTAGGTGTTATTGGAGGAAGTTTTGTAAAAGCACTAGATGGGTTAGGATATGAAGTTTATGGAGTTGATACAAACCAAGAAACTTTAGATATGGCAAAACAAGGTGGTTATATTAAAGATGGATTTATAGATGGTAGTGATATTGTTAGTAAAAGTGATTTAACGATTATCTGCTTATATCCTACTTTAGTATTAGATTTTATTAAAAGTATGACTTTTAAAAAAGGGAGTATTATTAGTGATGCAGTTGGAATTAAGTCTTATTTTCTAGAAGAAGCATTGAAATTGATTGATTCTGATGTAGAGTTTGTTAGTGGACATCCAATGGCTGGTAGAGAGAAAAAAGGGTTTTTATATGCTAGTAAGGAAGTATTTCAAAACGCTAATTATATTTTAATAGAACATTTAGAAAATAAAAAAGAAACAATTTCTTTTATGGAGAAGTTTGTTGCGTCTTTAGGATTTAAAAGTGTTAAAATTATGTCTCCAGAAGCACATGATGAGATTATCTCTTTTACTTCTCAATTGCCTCATGCGATTGCTGTTGCATTAATTAATAGTGATCATCAAAAATATGATACAGTAAAATATATTGGAGATTCTTATCGTGATTTAACAAGAATTGCAAATATTAATGAAGATTTGTGGGCTGAGTTATTTTTAAATAATAAAGAGTATTTATTACAGTCAATTGCTTTGTTTGAAAAGGAACTAGATGAAATAAAAGACTTCATTCATACTAAAGATGAACAAGGATTAAAAGAAAAATTCAGAGAATCTTCTCTTCGTCGTCAAAATTTAGAAAAAAAGTTTTAAAATAGAAAAACTAACTTGAAAAGGGTTAGTTTTTTTAAATGTCAATGTTGTAGCGGTTACATTCTTGAAAAAGCTTATAATATATACCTTTTTACACGTTAAATATTTAACTTGAAGTTAGACAATTGCTTGTTAAAAAATTAATTATGAATTCTTGAAAATATAGATAAAATCTATGTTTTTAGGTATTGAATTTGTGAAAATAGAGGAGTATAGTTTAATTATAAGAGGATTTGGGGAGGTATTTATGAAGCATCTTAGTTTTGAGGGTGGAATCCATCCT from Tannockella kyphosi harbors:
- a CDS encoding prephenate dehydrogenase, translated to MIVTVVGLGVIGGSFVKALDGLGYEVYGVDTNQETLDMAKQGGYIKDGFIDGSDIVSKSDLTIICLYPTLVLDFIKSMTFKKGSIISDAVGIKSYFLEEALKLIDSDVEFVSGHPMAGREKKGFLYASKEVFQNANYILIEHLENKKETISFMEKFVASLGFKSVKIMSPEAHDEIISFTSQLPHAIAVALINSDHQKYDTVKYIGDSYRDLTRIANINEDLWAELFLNNKEYLLQSIALFEKELDEIKDFIHTKDEQGLKEKFRESSLRRQNLEKKF